The following are from one region of the Nicotiana tomentosiformis chromosome 7, ASM39032v3, whole genome shotgun sequence genome:
- the LOC104118789 gene encoding transcription factor bHLH140 isoform X3, with the protein MEAMEIDPETNSKGKDEAKPIMVILMGAPGSGKSTFCDLVMRVSTRPWVRICQDTIGNGKAGTKNQCLTGAASALKEGKSVFIDRCNLDREQRADFLKLVGPEVEKHAVVLDLPAKVCISRSVKRTGHEGNLQGGKAAAVVNRMLQKKELPKLNEGYTRITVCQDEKDVQAAINTYTALGPSDKLPPGFFGQKNSDAKVQLGIMKFLKKKDPPGCSDTVTNVSPENIQSHATKEKDSNQVLESREEPKMASAGSNISLENTPTLAFPSISTADFHFNLDKASDIIVEKVEEYVNKLGNARLVLVDLSQNSKILSLVKAKAAEKNIDTKKFFTFAGNITKLYSEGGLHCTVIANATNWRLKPGGGGVNAAIFSAAGPALETATKVRAGSLNPGKAIVVPLPSSSPLFSREGVTHVIHVLGPNMNSQRPNHLNNDYVKGCQILREAYSSLFDGFASIVRTQGKPVKDNFEKELKREAQAEQGSTNGEKAKREAVCEVDMNKKYKSFVKELGPNVGSSGDGNTGEQTRKAWGSWAQALYDTAMHPERHKNIIEKSDDVVVLNDLYPKAQKHLLVLARIEGLDRLADVQKEHLTLLKTMHSVGLKWAEMFLSENNSLIFRLGYHSVPSMRQLHLHVDSVDVIDEVSQNGKATLKDENFLSMELRCHRCQSAHPNIPRLKAHISSCQASFPAFLLQNGRLVFLAGKDANH; encoded by the exons ATGGAAGCAATGGAGATTGATCCTGAAACTAATTCAAAAG GGAAGGATGAAGCGAAACCCATAATGGTAATATTGATGGGTGCTCCAGGAAGTGGTAAGTCTACATTTTGTGACCTTGTAATGCGAGTCTCTACCCGCCCTTGGGTTCGTATTTGCCAG GATACCATTGGGAATGGTAAGGCTGGGACAAAGAACCAATGCTTGACAGGTGCAGCTAGTGCGCTAAAGGAAGGAAAAAGTGTATTTATAGATAGATGCAACTTGGATAGAGAACAGCGGGCCGATTTTTTGAAGCTTGTTGGTCCAGAAGTTGAGAAGCATGCTGTTGTGCTTGATCTTCCAGCTAAGGTTTGTATTTCTCGGTCGGTTAAGAGGACGGGGCATGAAGGAAATTTGCAAGGTGGGAAGGCTGCTGCAGTTGTGAATAGGATGCTACAAAAGAAAGAGTTGCCTAAGCTGAATGAAGGCTATACTCGAATTACGGTTTGCCAAGATGAAAAAGATGTTCAAGCTGCAATCAATACTTACACTGCACTTGGTCCGTCAGATAAACTTCCACCAGGCTTTTTCGGCCAGAAGAACTCAGATGCCAAAGTCCAACTTGGTATAATGAAGTTCCTAAAAAAGAAAGATCCTCCTGGATGTTCTGATACTGTGACGAATGTCTCTCCAGAGAATATTCAATCTCATGCCACCAAGGAAAAGGACTCCAACCAAGTACTAGAGAGCCGTGAAGAACCTAAAATGGCATCTGCTGGCAGTAACATTTCTTTAGAAAATACCCCCACACTTGCATTTCCATCTATTTCTACAGCAGATTTCCATTTCAATCTTGATAAAGCATCGGATATAATAGTTGAAAAGGTTGAAGAATATGTAAATAAGCTTGGAAATGCTAGGCTTGTCTTGGTGGATTTGTCTCAGAATTCAAAAATACTGTCCCTTGTCAAGGCTAAAGCTGCAGAGAAGAACATCGACACCAAAAAGTTTTTTACATTTGCGGGGAATATAACTAAACTATACTCGGAAGGAGGTTTGCACTGCACCGTGATTGCTAATGCCACTAACTG GCGACTAAAACCAGGAGGTGGAGGTGTAAATGCTGCTATATTTAGTGCAGCTGGTCCTGCCCTTGAAACTGCAACCAAAGTTAGAGCTGGATCCCTTAATCCTGGAAAAGCTATTGTCGTCCCTCTTCCTTCATCTTCTCCCTTGTTTAGTAGGGAAGGGGTTACTCATGTCATTCATGTCCTTGGACCAAATATGAATTCCCAGAGACCAAACCATCTCAACAATGACTACGTCAAGGGCTGTCAAATACTCCGGGAAGCTTACTCATCACTTTTTGATGGTTTTGCTTCTATAGTTAGGACTCAAGGAAAACCGGTTAAGGATAATTTTGAaaaagaactgaaaagagaaGCTCAAGCAGAGCAAGGTTCTACAAATGGTGAGAAAGCCAAGCGGGAAGCTGTCTGTGAAGTTGACATGAACAAGAAGTACAAAAGCTTTGTGAAAGAACTTGGACCCAATGTTGGAAGTTCTGGAGATGGAAATACTGGTGAACAGACAAGAAAGGCATGGGGCTCATGGGCTCAAGCTCTTTACGACACTGCAATGCATCCTGAGAGGCATAAGAATATAATAGAGAAGTCAGATGATGTTGTTGTACTGAATGATCTTTATCCAAAG GCTCAGAAACACCTCTTAGTTTTGGCACGTATTGAAGGTCTTGACCGTCTTGCAGATGTTCAGAAGGAGCACCTCACATTATTAAAGACAATGCACAGTGTTGGCTTGAAGTGGGCTGAAATGTTTCTATCGGAAAACAATTCATTGATATTCCGCCTTGGATATCATTCG GTTCCTTCAATGCGTCAACTGCATCTTCATGTG GATTCAGTTGATGTAATAGATGAAGTTAGCCAAAATGGGAAGGCCACTTTGAAGGATGAGAATTTCCTTTCCATGGAGCTAAGGTGCCATCGATGTCAAAGTGCACATCCAAACATTCCTCGCCTTAAGGCACACATTAGTTCTTGTCAAGCTTCCTTTCCTGCATTTCTGCTGCAAAATGGTCGTCTAGTTTTTTTAGCAGGTAAAGATGCAAATCACTGA
- the LOC138896075 gene encoding uncharacterized protein: MLWTPDFKPEVETPIVPVWILIHQLPCHLFKWGIVSRMVQYLEVSIAPDQATYSKFRGNIAKIKVEINLLKPKLDQIWLGFNRIDSGGDGVWLDIEYEGVPSYCLYCKIQGHVESQYRNKIRDERIKQNREERLKMDKINQQHDIPSTSEGVQNKEEEFKTVTRKGATRIKTGPKLSQQEGMDQMNGQIKERSKKKKSKNSHLMVHQTPLMRRMKTEDNDYEDEGSSEESEEYASVDSEKENSDTIADKSIKTNGALEILRQMIRLNKFSFIALVVPFDNANKLEKYIRSLGYHNAYANSNNQIWLFWKEDLDCAKCEEDLREELWNKLRNLCDNFKLSWFIVGDFNCITGAAEKKGSTPHRMSKSLSFIQCIMDCELVDAGYSGINFTWCKAWSKNTVGNIFYNLKVLEGRVAELEELSILDNSATNRAELNQVNAELIRAIKKEEEYWRQKYEIKWFVEGEINSRFFHSVFTREEHHVDLSLLQLVPRMIGEDDNEKLTAPPTLEETKDIVFSMSIHSSPGPDGISGKFYQS; encoded by the exons ATGTTGTGGACACCTGACTTTAAACCTGAAGTAGAGACACCAATTGTGCCGGTATGGATTCTTATTCATCAGTTGCCTTGTCACTTGTTCAAATGGGGAATTGTATCTAGAATGGTTCAATATCTAGAGGTTTCCATTGCTCCTGATCAAGCCACATATTCAAAATTCAGAGGCAATATTGCTAAAATAAAAGTGGAGATTAATTTGCTTAAGCCAAAATTGGATCAGATATGGCTAGGTTTCAACAGGATAGACAGCGGTGGGGATGGAGTATGGCTTGATATAGAGTATGAGGGTGTGCCTTCTTATTGTCTATATTGCAAAATACAAGGTCATGTGGAAAGTCAATATCGAAATAAAATCAGGGATGAGAGGATAAAACAAAACAGGGAGGAAAGACTCAAAATGGACAAAATTAATCAACAACATGATATTCCCTCAACCAGTGAAGGGGTCCAAAATAAAGAGGAGGAATTCAAGACTGTGACTCGAAAAGGAGCTACAAGAATTAAGACCGGGCCAAAACTGAGCCAACAAGAAGGAATGGATCAGATGAATGGTCAAATAAAGGAAAggagtaaaaaaaaaaa GAGCAAGAACAGTCATCTGATGGTGCATCAAACTCCATTGATGAGGAGAATGAAAACTGAAGATAATGACTACGAAGATGAAGGTAGTTCAGAAGAAAGTGAGGAGTATGCAAGTGTGGATAGTGAGAAGGAGAATAGTGATACCATTGCTGACAA GAGCATCAAAACCAATGGTGCTCTTGAGATACTTAGACAAATGATTAGATTAAACAAGTTTTCTTTTATTGCTTTAGTTGTACCTTTCGATAATGCTAATAAATTGGAGAAATACATAAGATCATTGGGATACCACAATGCTTATGCAAATAGCAACAACCAAATTTGGTTATTTTGGAAAGAAGATCTGGATTGT GCTAAATGTGAGGAGGACCTTAGAGAAGAATTATGGAATAAGCTGAGAAACCTATGTGATAATTTTAAATTGTCCTGGTTTATTGTAGGAGATTTTAATTGTATCACTGGGGCTGCTGAGAAGAAGGGAAGCACACCTCATAGAATGTCCAAGAGTCTCTCTTTTATTCAATGTATCATGGATTGTGAATTGGTGGATGCAGGTTATTCTGGAATAAATTTTACCTGGTGTAAAG CTTGGTCAAAGAACACTGTTGGTAATATTTTTTATAATCTTAAGGTATTGGAAGGAAGAGTTGCAGAACTTGAAGAATTGTCCATTTTAGATAACTCAGCTACTAACAGGGCTGAGCTGAACCAAGTAAATGCAGAGCTAATTAGAGCTATTAAAAAGGAGGAGGAATATTGGAGACAGAAATATGAAATTAAATGGTTTGTTGAAGGTGAAATCAATTCGAGATTCTTCCACTCCGTG TTTACTAGGGAGGAACATCATGTGGACCTGTCATTGCTACAGTTGGTTCCAAGGATGATTGGAGAAGATGACAATGAAAAGCTGACTGCCCCACCAACACTGGAAGAAACAAAAGATATTGTCTTTTCCATGAGCATCCATAGTTCTCCTGGACCTGACGGAATATCTGGGAAATTCTACCAATCATGA
- the LOC104118789 gene encoding transcription factor bHLH140 isoform X2 — translation MVILMGAPGSGKSTFCDLVMRVSTRPWVRICQDTIGNGKAGTKNQCLTGAASALKEGKSVFIDRCNLDREQRADFLKLVGPEVEKHAVVLDLPAKVCISRSVKRTGHEGNLQGGKAAAVVNRMLQKKELPKLNEGYTRITVCQDEKDVQAAINTYTALGPSDKLPPGFFGQKNSDAKVQLGIMKFLKKKDPPGCSDTVTNVSPENIQSHATKEKDSNQVLESREEPKMASAGSNISLENTPTLAFPSISTADFHFNLDKASDIIVEKVEEYVNKLGNARLVLVDLSQNSKILSLVKAKAAEKNIDTKKFFTFAGNITKLYSEGGLHCTVIANATNWRLKPGGGGVNAAIFSAAGPALETATKVRAGSLNPGKAIVVPLPSSSPLFSREGVTHVIHVLGPNMNSQRPNHLNNDYVKGCQILREAYSSLFDGFASIVRTQGKPVKDNFEKELKREAQAEQGSTNGEKAKREAVCEVDMNKKYKSFVKELGPNVGSSGDGNTGEQTRKAWGSWAQALYDTAMHPERHKNIIEKSDDVVVLNDLYPKAQKHLLVLARIEGLDRLADVQKEHLTLLKTMHSVGLKWAEMFLSENNSLIFRLGYHSVPSMRQLHLHVVSQDFDSKHLKNKKHWNSFNSPFFQDSVDVIDEVSQNGKATLKDENFLSMELRCHRCQSAHPNIPRLKAHISSCQASFPAFLLQNGRLVFLAGKDANH, via the exons ATGGTAATATTGATGGGTGCTCCAGGAAGTGGTAAGTCTACATTTTGTGACCTTGTAATGCGAGTCTCTACCCGCCCTTGGGTTCGTATTTGCCAG GATACCATTGGGAATGGTAAGGCTGGGACAAAGAACCAATGCTTGACAGGTGCAGCTAGTGCGCTAAAGGAAGGAAAAAGTGTATTTATAGATAGATGCAACTTGGATAGAGAACAGCGGGCCGATTTTTTGAAGCTTGTTGGTCCAGAAGTTGAGAAGCATGCTGTTGTGCTTGATCTTCCAGCTAAGGTTTGTATTTCTCGGTCGGTTAAGAGGACGGGGCATGAAGGAAATTTGCAAGGTGGGAAGGCTGCTGCAGTTGTGAATAGGATGCTACAAAAGAAAGAGTTGCCTAAGCTGAATGAAGGCTATACTCGAATTACGGTTTGCCAAGATGAAAAAGATGTTCAAGCTGCAATCAATACTTACACTGCACTTGGTCCGTCAGATAAACTTCCACCAGGCTTTTTCGGCCAGAAGAACTCAGATGCCAAAGTCCAACTTGGTATAATGAAGTTCCTAAAAAAGAAAGATCCTCCTGGATGTTCTGATACTGTGACGAATGTCTCTCCAGAGAATATTCAATCTCATGCCACCAAGGAAAAGGACTCCAACCAAGTACTAGAGAGCCGTGAAGAACCTAAAATGGCATCTGCTGGCAGTAACATTTCTTTAGAAAATACCCCCACACTTGCATTTCCATCTATTTCTACAGCAGATTTCCATTTCAATCTTGATAAAGCATCGGATATAATAGTTGAAAAGGTTGAAGAATATGTAAATAAGCTTGGAAATGCTAGGCTTGTCTTGGTGGATTTGTCTCAGAATTCAAAAATACTGTCCCTTGTCAAGGCTAAAGCTGCAGAGAAGAACATCGACACCAAAAAGTTTTTTACATTTGCGGGGAATATAACTAAACTATACTCGGAAGGAGGTTTGCACTGCACCGTGATTGCTAATGCCACTAACTG GCGACTAAAACCAGGAGGTGGAGGTGTAAATGCTGCTATATTTAGTGCAGCTGGTCCTGCCCTTGAAACTGCAACCAAAGTTAGAGCTGGATCCCTTAATCCTGGAAAAGCTATTGTCGTCCCTCTTCCTTCATCTTCTCCCTTGTTTAGTAGGGAAGGGGTTACTCATGTCATTCATGTCCTTGGACCAAATATGAATTCCCAGAGACCAAACCATCTCAACAATGACTACGTCAAGGGCTGTCAAATACTCCGGGAAGCTTACTCATCACTTTTTGATGGTTTTGCTTCTATAGTTAGGACTCAAGGAAAACCGGTTAAGGATAATTTTGAaaaagaactgaaaagagaaGCTCAAGCAGAGCAAGGTTCTACAAATGGTGAGAAAGCCAAGCGGGAAGCTGTCTGTGAAGTTGACATGAACAAGAAGTACAAAAGCTTTGTGAAAGAACTTGGACCCAATGTTGGAAGTTCTGGAGATGGAAATACTGGTGAACAGACAAGAAAGGCATGGGGCTCATGGGCTCAAGCTCTTTACGACACTGCAATGCATCCTGAGAGGCATAAGAATATAATAGAGAAGTCAGATGATGTTGTTGTACTGAATGATCTTTATCCAAAG GCTCAGAAACACCTCTTAGTTTTGGCACGTATTGAAGGTCTTGACCGTCTTGCAGATGTTCAGAAGGAGCACCTCACATTATTAAAGACAATGCACAGTGTTGGCTTGAAGTGGGCTGAAATGTTTCTATCGGAAAACAATTCATTGATATTCCGCCTTGGATATCATTCG GTTCCTTCAATGCGTCAACTGCATCTTCATGTGGTAAGCCAAGACTTTGATTCAAAACATCTGAAGAATAAGAAGCACTGGAATTCATTCAACTCACCCTTCTTCCAGGATTCAGTTGATGTAATAGATGAAGTTAGCCAAAATGGGAAGGCCACTTTGAAGGATGAGAATTTCCTTTCCATGGAGCTAAGGTGCCATCGATGTCAAAGTGCACATCCAAACATTCCTCGCCTTAAGGCACACATTAGTTCTTGTCAAGCTTCCTTTCCTGCATTTCTGCTGCAAAATGGTCGTCTAGTTTTTTTAGCAGGTAAAGATGCAAATCACTGA
- the LOC104118789 gene encoding transcription factor bHLH140 isoform X1 produces the protein MEAMEIDPETNSKGKDEAKPIMVILMGAPGSGKSTFCDLVMRVSTRPWVRICQDTIGNGKAGTKNQCLTGAASALKEGKSVFIDRCNLDREQRADFLKLVGPEVEKHAVVLDLPAKVCISRSVKRTGHEGNLQGGKAAAVVNRMLQKKELPKLNEGYTRITVCQDEKDVQAAINTYTALGPSDKLPPGFFGQKNSDAKVQLGIMKFLKKKDPPGCSDTVTNVSPENIQSHATKEKDSNQVLESREEPKMASAGSNISLENTPTLAFPSISTADFHFNLDKASDIIVEKVEEYVNKLGNARLVLVDLSQNSKILSLVKAKAAEKNIDTKKFFTFAGNITKLYSEGGLHCTVIANATNWRLKPGGGGVNAAIFSAAGPALETATKVRAGSLNPGKAIVVPLPSSSPLFSREGVTHVIHVLGPNMNSQRPNHLNNDYVKGCQILREAYSSLFDGFASIVRTQGKPVKDNFEKELKREAQAEQGSTNGEKAKREAVCEVDMNKKYKSFVKELGPNVGSSGDGNTGEQTRKAWGSWAQALYDTAMHPERHKNIIEKSDDVVVLNDLYPKAQKHLLVLARIEGLDRLADVQKEHLTLLKTMHSVGLKWAEMFLSENNSLIFRLGYHSVPSMRQLHLHVVSQDFDSKHLKNKKHWNSFNSPFFQDSVDVIDEVSQNGKATLKDENFLSMELRCHRCQSAHPNIPRLKAHISSCQASFPAFLLQNGRLVFLAGKDANH, from the exons ATGGAAGCAATGGAGATTGATCCTGAAACTAATTCAAAAG GGAAGGATGAAGCGAAACCCATAATGGTAATATTGATGGGTGCTCCAGGAAGTGGTAAGTCTACATTTTGTGACCTTGTAATGCGAGTCTCTACCCGCCCTTGGGTTCGTATTTGCCAG GATACCATTGGGAATGGTAAGGCTGGGACAAAGAACCAATGCTTGACAGGTGCAGCTAGTGCGCTAAAGGAAGGAAAAAGTGTATTTATAGATAGATGCAACTTGGATAGAGAACAGCGGGCCGATTTTTTGAAGCTTGTTGGTCCAGAAGTTGAGAAGCATGCTGTTGTGCTTGATCTTCCAGCTAAGGTTTGTATTTCTCGGTCGGTTAAGAGGACGGGGCATGAAGGAAATTTGCAAGGTGGGAAGGCTGCTGCAGTTGTGAATAGGATGCTACAAAAGAAAGAGTTGCCTAAGCTGAATGAAGGCTATACTCGAATTACGGTTTGCCAAGATGAAAAAGATGTTCAAGCTGCAATCAATACTTACACTGCACTTGGTCCGTCAGATAAACTTCCACCAGGCTTTTTCGGCCAGAAGAACTCAGATGCCAAAGTCCAACTTGGTATAATGAAGTTCCTAAAAAAGAAAGATCCTCCTGGATGTTCTGATACTGTGACGAATGTCTCTCCAGAGAATATTCAATCTCATGCCACCAAGGAAAAGGACTCCAACCAAGTACTAGAGAGCCGTGAAGAACCTAAAATGGCATCTGCTGGCAGTAACATTTCTTTAGAAAATACCCCCACACTTGCATTTCCATCTATTTCTACAGCAGATTTCCATTTCAATCTTGATAAAGCATCGGATATAATAGTTGAAAAGGTTGAAGAATATGTAAATAAGCTTGGAAATGCTAGGCTTGTCTTGGTGGATTTGTCTCAGAATTCAAAAATACTGTCCCTTGTCAAGGCTAAAGCTGCAGAGAAGAACATCGACACCAAAAAGTTTTTTACATTTGCGGGGAATATAACTAAACTATACTCGGAAGGAGGTTTGCACTGCACCGTGATTGCTAATGCCACTAACTG GCGACTAAAACCAGGAGGTGGAGGTGTAAATGCTGCTATATTTAGTGCAGCTGGTCCTGCCCTTGAAACTGCAACCAAAGTTAGAGCTGGATCCCTTAATCCTGGAAAAGCTATTGTCGTCCCTCTTCCTTCATCTTCTCCCTTGTTTAGTAGGGAAGGGGTTACTCATGTCATTCATGTCCTTGGACCAAATATGAATTCCCAGAGACCAAACCATCTCAACAATGACTACGTCAAGGGCTGTCAAATACTCCGGGAAGCTTACTCATCACTTTTTGATGGTTTTGCTTCTATAGTTAGGACTCAAGGAAAACCGGTTAAGGATAATTTTGAaaaagaactgaaaagagaaGCTCAAGCAGAGCAAGGTTCTACAAATGGTGAGAAAGCCAAGCGGGAAGCTGTCTGTGAAGTTGACATGAACAAGAAGTACAAAAGCTTTGTGAAAGAACTTGGACCCAATGTTGGAAGTTCTGGAGATGGAAATACTGGTGAACAGACAAGAAAGGCATGGGGCTCATGGGCTCAAGCTCTTTACGACACTGCAATGCATCCTGAGAGGCATAAGAATATAATAGAGAAGTCAGATGATGTTGTTGTACTGAATGATCTTTATCCAAAG GCTCAGAAACACCTCTTAGTTTTGGCACGTATTGAAGGTCTTGACCGTCTTGCAGATGTTCAGAAGGAGCACCTCACATTATTAAAGACAATGCACAGTGTTGGCTTGAAGTGGGCTGAAATGTTTCTATCGGAAAACAATTCATTGATATTCCGCCTTGGATATCATTCG GTTCCTTCAATGCGTCAACTGCATCTTCATGTGGTAAGCCAAGACTTTGATTCAAAACATCTGAAGAATAAGAAGCACTGGAATTCATTCAACTCACCCTTCTTCCAGGATTCAGTTGATGTAATAGATGAAGTTAGCCAAAATGGGAAGGCCACTTTGAAGGATGAGAATTTCCTTTCCATGGAGCTAAGGTGCCATCGATGTCAAAGTGCACATCCAAACATTCCTCGCCTTAAGGCACACATTAGTTCTTGTCAAGCTTCCTTTCCTGCATTTCTGCTGCAAAATGGTCGTCTAGTTTTTTTAGCAGGTAAAGATGCAAATCACTGA
- the LOC104118789 gene encoding transcription factor bHLH140 isoform X4, with product MLQKKELPKLNEGYTRITVCQDEKDVQAAINTYTALGPSDKLPPGFFGQKNSDAKVQLGIMKFLKKKDPPGCSDTVTNVSPENIQSHATKEKDSNQVLESREEPKMASAGSNISLENTPTLAFPSISTADFHFNLDKASDIIVEKVEEYVNKLGNARLVLVDLSQNSKILSLVKAKAAEKNIDTKKFFTFAGNITKLYSEGGLHCTVIANATNWRLKPGGGGVNAAIFSAAGPALETATKVRAGSLNPGKAIVVPLPSSSPLFSREGVTHVIHVLGPNMNSQRPNHLNNDYVKGCQILREAYSSLFDGFASIVRTQGKPVKDNFEKELKREAQAEQGSTNGEKAKREAVCEVDMNKKYKSFVKELGPNVGSSGDGNTGEQTRKAWGSWAQALYDTAMHPERHKNIIEKSDDVVVLNDLYPKAQKHLLVLARIEGLDRLADVQKEHLTLLKTMHSVGLKWAEMFLSENNSLIFRLGYHSVPSMRQLHLHVVSQDFDSKHLKNKKHWNSFNSPFFQDSVDVIDEVSQNGKATLKDENFLSMELRCHRCQSAHPNIPRLKAHISSCQASFPAFLLQNGRLVFLAGKDANH from the exons ATGCTACAAAAGAAAGAGTTGCCTAAGCTGAATGAAGGCTATACTCGAATTACGGTTTGCCAAGATGAAAAAGATGTTCAAGCTGCAATCAATACTTACACTGCACTTGGTCCGTCAGATAAACTTCCACCAGGCTTTTTCGGCCAGAAGAACTCAGATGCCAAAGTCCAACTTGGTATAATGAAGTTCCTAAAAAAGAAAGATCCTCCTGGATGTTCTGATACTGTGACGAATGTCTCTCCAGAGAATATTCAATCTCATGCCACCAAGGAAAAGGACTCCAACCAAGTACTAGAGAGCCGTGAAGAACCTAAAATGGCATCTGCTGGCAGTAACATTTCTTTAGAAAATACCCCCACACTTGCATTTCCATCTATTTCTACAGCAGATTTCCATTTCAATCTTGATAAAGCATCGGATATAATAGTTGAAAAGGTTGAAGAATATGTAAATAAGCTTGGAAATGCTAGGCTTGTCTTGGTGGATTTGTCTCAGAATTCAAAAATACTGTCCCTTGTCAAGGCTAAAGCTGCAGAGAAGAACATCGACACCAAAAAGTTTTTTACATTTGCGGGGAATATAACTAAACTATACTCGGAAGGAGGTTTGCACTGCACCGTGATTGCTAATGCCACTAACTG GCGACTAAAACCAGGAGGTGGAGGTGTAAATGCTGCTATATTTAGTGCAGCTGGTCCTGCCCTTGAAACTGCAACCAAAGTTAGAGCTGGATCCCTTAATCCTGGAAAAGCTATTGTCGTCCCTCTTCCTTCATCTTCTCCCTTGTTTAGTAGGGAAGGGGTTACTCATGTCATTCATGTCCTTGGACCAAATATGAATTCCCAGAGACCAAACCATCTCAACAATGACTACGTCAAGGGCTGTCAAATACTCCGGGAAGCTTACTCATCACTTTTTGATGGTTTTGCTTCTATAGTTAGGACTCAAGGAAAACCGGTTAAGGATAATTTTGAaaaagaactgaaaagagaaGCTCAAGCAGAGCAAGGTTCTACAAATGGTGAGAAAGCCAAGCGGGAAGCTGTCTGTGAAGTTGACATGAACAAGAAGTACAAAAGCTTTGTGAAAGAACTTGGACCCAATGTTGGAAGTTCTGGAGATGGAAATACTGGTGAACAGACAAGAAAGGCATGGGGCTCATGGGCTCAAGCTCTTTACGACACTGCAATGCATCCTGAGAGGCATAAGAATATAATAGAGAAGTCAGATGATGTTGTTGTACTGAATGATCTTTATCCAAAG GCTCAGAAACACCTCTTAGTTTTGGCACGTATTGAAGGTCTTGACCGTCTTGCAGATGTTCAGAAGGAGCACCTCACATTATTAAAGACAATGCACAGTGTTGGCTTGAAGTGGGCTGAAATGTTTCTATCGGAAAACAATTCATTGATATTCCGCCTTGGATATCATTCG GTTCCTTCAATGCGTCAACTGCATCTTCATGTGGTAAGCCAAGACTTTGATTCAAAACATCTGAAGAATAAGAAGCACTGGAATTCATTCAACTCACCCTTCTTCCAGGATTCAGTTGATGTAATAGATGAAGTTAGCCAAAATGGGAAGGCCACTTTGAAGGATGAGAATTTCCTTTCCATGGAGCTAAGGTGCCATCGATGTCAAAGTGCACATCCAAACATTCCTCGCCTTAAGGCACACATTAGTTCTTGTCAAGCTTCCTTTCCTGCATTTCTGCTGCAAAATGGTCGTCTAGTTTTTTTAGCAGGTAAAGATGCAAATCACTGA